The region ACATCTAGATAAGTCATATATTGCACATCTAAATAACTCAATTAAACATAAAACACAAAAGAAAATACCAGCCACGTAATATCAATAACATATGATTTAAATGTACAATacttagggcacatctagatgtgttttAGCAAAATTGGAAAAGTATATTGATAAATTTTAGTCATGGTTAATTCTTCATATATATTTTGTTGACTAGATTTGCTTCAGTTAGAGGTCATCGGTCGGGCCCATTATTATTTCCTTCTGTTCTGCCTTTGTTTGGAGTGACTCGAATCTGTCTAGATACCACGTTCGCCGTACCACACACAACTGGAATCTTCTTGCGAACAAATAAAATATCCATGCTCGATTGTGATTTTGGAGTAAAATTGAGCGGCCGTCCAAGTCAACTCCACCCACTAGCTGGAGCAGAAGCGGTCACATCTCTATCCTCTTCGGTCCTTGAACATCCTAACGTGCGATCATAACGGCACGCCTATGCGTTGAGTGGCACGTCATCATGTTGTGTAATGATCGGCAAGGTTCTCGGTCTTTAATACAGTAGAGACTCGCAACAACGACACCAGTTGGCGCTCGTACCCGGGGAAGGCCGCAACCTCCCGCTCAAACGGCAGCGCCAAAGCCGTCACATCACCATTTTGATTCACAGATTCGTCCGTAAGTTTGTTGTGCTTGCCTGTTGCAGTAGGTAGCATCAAGCATTATGAGCCGGTACGCACGACCGGGTGGGGATCGGCATCGATCGATAGCGAGCGAGGACGTCGGCGTCGGCGTGGAGCCGTGGTGTAGGCAGAGCGCGCAGTGGTACGTGGCGCTGCTCCCCTTCTCGTGGTAGAGCAACCAGGCTACGGTTCAAGTTTGGCGTTTTGGTTTCCTGCCCTTACGATGCTTGATCGTTTGTCTTCCGGAGCGTTGCATGATCTACTTGCTGATTGTTAATAGAGGTCGATCGATGGACTCGGCTAGAAGTGTCGGATTCTGCCAGAATTTTCTTATGGTTGCATCGAACGCCAAATTTCAGTGCCATTTCAGTTCCTGGGGATTTGCTTGCATTATTAAGCATATCGTTatttttctcaaaagaaggaattgCCTAGGTTATAGAGAGCAGTTGAATTACGATGAATAGATGGACTGGCAACTCGGTCAATCAACAGACAGTCTTAGTTCGTAAAATTAGTAAATCTACAGACAGTCTTCATTTTCTAGCAAGCTACCTGTTTCTTCCAAATAAATTAGGCGCGTGCATCTCTTCTCTGCTCTTCACTTAACACATTGACAAGGAAAAAGCGGAGTTCCTTTCCATATTTCTTATCGCGGCCATAGCTATCGCCGAGGGCAGACAGATGGCGAGGAATAGAAGCATCACGTTGATGCTGCAAGATACGTGTAAAAGGGACTAGTGCTCGCTTTGGTTTGCTCCAACATTTCAAATACAACGCTAGAGTATTTCTTCAGGACATTGATCTGTTTTCTCCATGGCAGGAACTAGAGTAAACTTCCTAGTGACTTGTGGGGTTATATAGGGGGCGCAGCCGTGCGAGCGTAATCAGGAAAAATAAGGTAATGCCATTCATGTACAATGTGTGCTACGCTCATCTACTTATTATCAGGTCATCTTACTGTCATGATTAACTGGACTCCGGCCTTGATCTGTTGATCATGCTAAATATGTGCTTTGGCGAACCGGCTGCGCACCCATGCCTGAACGGTGAGAGGCACGGTGATGTAGAATTGTAGATCATGCAACTGTTTACACTCCCAGCAAAAAATATCTAAGATTTCCTCGATTTTGTGCCCGTTTTACCCTTCACATGGTGGCATATCGGTCCGTCCTCGTCGTGGTGTTATCCAAATCTGACCAAGTTGTCGGCCTTGTGCAAATCCGCAACGACAACAAAGTGGGGAGGTCCATCCCGCTCTCACTCGCACCCGGGGAAGGCTGCACCCTCACGTACGGCcccgcccagcccagccaccggcaAAACCGGAGCCACACCAGCGCGGCCGCGACACACCATCAGTCGGCATTTGCTTTCTTGCCTCCTCAGTTCATCAGCACCGCAACGCCAGCAGAGGGCGGGGCTCGCGCGGCTGCACAGTGCACAGCACACGCCGGCGGAGTGGAGGTGGAGGCGAGCTAGCTGGTGGCGATGGGGATCCACCTGCTGGCGTTCGCGGGGGCGAGGATCTTCGTGCAGGTGTTCCAGGTCTCGGCGCCGCTGCTGTGGCCGCTCAACCTCTGGCTTCCTCTCGCGCGCCGCCTGCCCGAGGCCTGCGCCGTCGCCCGCGCCGcgctcgccgcccacgtcgcctggCTGCGCCGGGCATGCCGTCCCGGCGCCCCCGTCTGGAGCCGCCGCGACGACGGGGTCTACCGCCGGGCGGTGCTCGACGTCGCCTACTACTGAGACGCTGGAACCGTTTGAGACCTGGAGGCAGTAGCAGTGTTAATAATTTTCTCAAGTAAAGCAGAGTAGAGGTAGTGGTTAATTTCAGTTTGTTCTTTTGGTTTCATTCTTGGTCTAGCAATGCCTGGTCTGAATATGGGTTGTAACTAATCCTAATAAtgatctaaacgttcttatattagtttacggaggtacAGGTGATCTGTTCATCCGCGCTTCTCATGAGGAATTTTGGTGACGATGAATACAGTGGAATGCTAGCTGCCACCGGTGACTTCCAGATCGGTTACGATGCTTCCCTGTGCATTTTTATCCATACAATTGGGATATGATGAAGACCGGCATTATAAAAGCGGTAACACTATTTTTTTCAGACCAGTCAAATGCCAGAAGGAATGACCACCATCACTATTGTGTTGATTCACAACTTAGAACACCAAGCTAGAATTATTGCGGTAAAATAGTGACTAGGAGGATATAAAAGGGCCATATGGAATTAAGATTTCCCATATTTAGCCAAATCAAGGAATTTTTAAAATAACGacaaagtttgtattccaaaattAGTCTCGTTGATTTAGAATAATTTTGTACTTATTTTACTTTAAATCAGTGACACTTATTTTCGAATGAATGGAGTATTTCGCTTTCTGTGAAAGCGTCTGCTGCCGGGAATGCACTCAAAGTTGAAGCTCTTGATGCAATATAGACGAGCTTGCTTAGTCTGATTTCCTTCGCACACACACCAAAAAAAACAGCATGGCGAGTTACGGGAATTCAACCCGATTGCCTTCCTATGGCTCTGTAGTATTGTGGCGAAGTGCTTAGTGAAGTGATTAAGGCCGATTTCATTCACGGAAAAGATATTAAGGCCAATTTCTTGTTCGCAAAAACAAAAAATCCAAGTACATTTGCTCCTCATTGTCTCATTACCGATAGTGCATTGATCGAATGCTTTCATTATCTGGAACACTACACAAGGAAAATTTGCGCATATAAATTACATTTATCCAAGACTTATGATCGTGTGGATCGAGCATTTTCGGAGAAAACAATTTTAATGTTGGGCTTCGCTCGGCGGTGGGTTAGCTGGATTATGGCCTATGTAATCATGGGGATATGTGATCAAATTTAATGGATTCATGCCCAAGTTACCGTTTCAACCTATCGTCAAAGACAAGGTGGTCGGTctcctttttattttttgttttatggTTGGCGGGCTTTCCCCCAAGGTAGTATTGGCTGATCAATTTTTTCCCGTGAGAAAATGTCATTGAGATTCTGTTAAATCTCATCTCCTGTTGGCGATGGATGTCCTTGTGTTAAGGCGCAATGGTTGTATGGATAAGAAGAGCAAAAGGTGCAATATTCCAATGGTCAAGTGTGCAGAGCATAGGACAATATGGACAAGACGAAAGAGAAAGACACTGAGGCGAATATAAAGGAGAAGATGCATTCATATCTGGGAGTGTACAAGAAGTCACACACGCCTAAAGTGATTGAGATATGTCGCTTGATAGAGGCTACTATTTGCGCATTTCTTGGAAGGCTGCTCATCGATGCATCTTCGTTTACAAGAGTTTCCATGATGTTGGGTATGTCATCTTTGTTCAGAACAAGGTGAAAGAATGCGTGGAAGCGTATGCCTCTAGCAAGGACACGCTACGTGTTATATAGCCAAGGATAGGTTACAAAGATACGGTAGTTAGGTCGTGGATTAATCCTCAAGAAAAGCTATACAAGATATGAGGAGAAACCCTAACAACCTAACTACCAGATAACAACAATACACGCACACAAACCAACCACGCAATCTAACCGTGTCGGCGGTATATACAGTTTATACA is a window of Triticum dicoccoides isolate Atlit2015 ecotype Zavitan chromosome 2B, WEW_v2.0, whole genome shotgun sequence DNA encoding:
- the LOC119366071 gene encoding uncharacterized protein LOC119366071; this translates as MGIHLLAFAGARIFVQVFQVSAPLLWPLNLWLPLARRLPEACAVARAALAAHVAWLRRACRPGAPVWSRRDDGVYRRAVLDVAYY